Proteins from a single region of Streptomyces sp. Tu 3180:
- a CDS encoding metal-sensitive transcriptional regulator, with the protein MTTTETGADAPSSPDAADVTDVTSVPNAADAVNTADATDAADAVTAHDRGIHGYHHQKQDHVKRLRRIEGQIRGLQRMVDEDVYCIDILTQVSASTKALQSFALQLLEEHLRHCVADAAVKGGDEIDAKVKEATQAIARMLRT; encoded by the coding sequence ATGACGACCACCGAGACCGGCGCGGACGCGCCCTCCTCCCCGGACGCGGCCGACGTGACGGACGTGACGAGCGTGCCGAACGCGGCGGATGCCGTGAACACGGCGGACGCGACGGACGCGGCGGACGCCGTGACCGCCCACGACCGCGGGATCCACGGCTACCACCACCAGAAGCAGGACCACGTCAAACGCCTGCGCCGCATCGAGGGCCAGATCCGCGGCCTGCAGCGGATGGTCGACGAGGACGTCTACTGCATCGACATACTCACCCAGGTCTCCGCCTCCACCAAGGCGCTGCAGTCCTTCGCGCTGCAGCTGCTGGAGGAGCACCTGCGCCACTGCGTCGCGGACGCGGCCGTCAAGGGCGGCGACGAGATCGACGCGAAGGTCAAGGAGGCGACGCAGGCCATCGCCCGCATGCTGCGGACCTGA